In a genomic window of Halobiforma lacisalsi AJ5:
- a CDS encoding phosphatase PAP2 family protein has translation MALPSVALVTAVVVAIGLVATCLLCLTAEQVWLTIDTFDRRFASTAPYLAVAAVVFLLKWLTHDERLDLSYAIGWKMTDSIYAVEGTFVAVLQDFVPSSLYGFFSGIYMFGFSYLLFTAAVLTFVLPSQRSFKELLVAYLLNYSLGAVCYTLFVAYGPRNWIPSRVDGVLYDLYPQTQEVTAAVSAKTNVFPSLHTSLSVVVLLFAWRTHGTYPRWSSIATFVASSVVLSTMVLGIHWLLDVVAGVVLGVGSVVAASRIVDRVEGGDPPTASDDRPVTIRSETDD, from the coding sequence ATGGCTCTGCCATCCGTTGCGCTCGTTACTGCCGTCGTCGTCGCGATCGGACTGGTAGCCACCTGTCTGCTCTGTCTCACGGCCGAGCAAGTATGGCTGACGATCGACACGTTCGATCGTCGATTCGCGAGCACTGCGCCGTATCTCGCCGTCGCGGCCGTCGTCTTCCTGCTCAAGTGGCTCACCCACGACGAGCGACTGGACCTCTCGTACGCGATCGGCTGGAAGATGACCGATTCGATCTACGCCGTCGAGGGGACGTTCGTGGCAGTGCTACAGGACTTCGTTCCCTCTTCGCTGTACGGGTTCTTCTCCGGGATATACATGTTCGGGTTCTCGTACCTGTTGTTCACTGCGGCCGTCCTGACGTTCGTACTGCCGTCCCAGCGCAGTTTCAAGGAACTGCTCGTCGCCTACCTGCTCAACTACTCGCTCGGGGCGGTCTGCTACACCCTGTTCGTCGCGTACGGTCCGCGCAACTGGATTCCGTCGCGTGTCGACGGGGTACTCTACGACCTGTATCCACAGACCCAGGAGGTCACCGCGGCCGTGTCGGCGAAGACGAACGTTTTCCCGTCGCTCCACACTTCGCTGTCGGTCGTCGTCCTGCTGTTCGCTTGGCGGACCCACGGGACCTACCCCCGGTGGTCCTCGATCGCCACGTTCGTGGCGAGCAGCGTCGTCCTCTCGACGATGGTCCTGGGCATCCACTGGCTGCTCGACGTCGTGGCCGGGGTCGTGCTCGGCGTCGGGAGCGTCGTCGCCGCCTCGAGAATCGTCGACCGCGTGGAGGGCGGCGACCCGCCGACCGCGTCCGATGACCGTCCGGTCACGATCAGGTCAGAAACCGACGACTGA
- a CDS encoding DUF7556 family protein yields the protein MATNPHATTPADTVVGSIDTTDSSDEYVIADISADGAWLSMEADAAPTLPAWR from the coding sequence ATGGCGACGAACCCCCACGCCACGACGCCCGCCGACACGGTCGTCGGCTCGATCGATACGACCGACTCGAGCGACGAGTATGTCATCGCCGACATCTCCGCCGACGGCGCCTGGCTCTCGATGGAAGCCGACGCCGCACCGACGCTTCCGGCCTGGCGGTGA
- a CDS encoding type 1 glutamine amidotransferase has protein sequence MDRLRIAVLNAAHRDENTTRNFRRELDASLSEFDVTEGEIPADYDYDGAVVTGSRSSVYWDEEWIDATKGWVAEAIDRGVPFLGVCWGHQLLADVLGGTVEDMGAYEVGYSDIEQVADSRLFDDVPREFLAFTSHSDAVSELPPGAEPLAENEYSNHGFRKDRAFGVQFHPEYDSKTARELVHRKELSDERLESILEEITEENYQQACPAKLVFDNFLEYVREVRAADAPAEVPAEAETPAGIETGSGSGSGSGSGAGGRGAEAEPGTGQTD, from the coding sequence ATGGATCGACTCCGCATTGCCGTCCTGAACGCGGCACACCGGGACGAGAACACGACGCGAAACTTCCGGCGCGAACTCGATGCTTCCCTCTCCGAGTTCGACGTCACCGAGGGTGAGATCCCCGCCGACTACGACTACGACGGCGCGGTCGTCACGGGCTCGCGTTCGTCGGTCTACTGGGACGAAGAGTGGATCGACGCCACCAAAGGCTGGGTGGCCGAGGCGATCGACCGCGGCGTTCCCTTCCTCGGCGTCTGTTGGGGACACCAGCTGCTCGCGGACGTCCTCGGCGGTACCGTCGAGGACATGGGCGCCTACGAGGTCGGCTACAGCGACATCGAGCAAGTGGCCGACTCCCGGCTGTTCGACGACGTCCCCCGAGAGTTCCTCGCGTTCACCAGCCACTCCGACGCGGTCTCGGAGCTTCCGCCCGGTGCCGAACCCCTCGCGGAGAACGAGTACTCGAACCACGGCTTCCGCAAGGACCGCGCCTTCGGCGTCCAGTTCCACCCCGAGTACGACTCGAAGACCGCCCGCGAACTGGTCCACCGGAAGGAACTCTCCGACGAGCGCCTCGAGTCTATCCTCGAGGAGATCACCGAGGAGAACTACCAACAGGCCTGTCCCGCGAAACTGGTCTTCGACAACTTCCTCGAGTACGTCCGCGAGGTTCGGGCGGCCGACGCCCCTGCGGAAGTCCCCGCCGAGGCCGAGACTCCCGCCGGCATCGAGACCGGGAGCGGAAGCGGGAGCGGGAGCGGGAGCGGCGCTGGCGGCCGCGGCGCGGAAGCCGAACCCGGAACCGGGCAGACCGACTAA
- a CDS encoding DUF7351 domain-containing protein codes for MADTESESGEWTDRYDPVGSLPLDEALAVLGEETRARIVVELGAAVAPEDARPGLLSFSDLMDRVGIEDSGRFNYHLEKLVGTFVRKADDGYRLRPPGHLFYRALVAGTLTERERLEPFTAGSCPDCGADLTAEYPADHYLYVRCRECSGFFHTVHLPNRGVRDRSREDALEAALRKSRHESGLLREGVCHACVAPVERELRTDDPGVCGRRCEYDVYAILACSACNTGGIGHPAQIALTAPAVVGFFHDHGRDARTVRPWEPVVIAAENGTRFDGESSTAVVPFELGDERLTVRLDDDLQVASVTHTRRSS; via the coding sequence ATGGCAGATACCGAGTCCGAGAGCGGCGAGTGGACCGATCGATACGACCCGGTCGGCTCACTCCCGCTGGACGAAGCCCTCGCCGTGCTCGGGGAGGAGACGCGGGCGCGGATCGTCGTCGAACTCGGCGCGGCGGTCGCCCCCGAAGACGCACGGCCGGGCCTACTGTCCTTCTCGGATCTGATGGATCGCGTCGGCATCGAGGACAGCGGGCGGTTCAACTACCACCTCGAGAAGCTGGTCGGGACGTTCGTCCGGAAGGCCGACGACGGCTATCGGCTCCGGCCGCCCGGCCACCTGTTCTATCGGGCGCTGGTCGCCGGCACGCTAACCGAGCGCGAACGTCTCGAGCCCTTCACGGCGGGATCCTGTCCCGACTGCGGAGCCGACCTGACCGCCGAGTATCCCGCGGATCACTACCTGTACGTCCGGTGTCGGGAGTGTTCGGGGTTCTTCCACACCGTTCACCTCCCGAACAGAGGCGTTCGCGACCGATCCCGAGAGGACGCGCTCGAGGCGGCGCTCCGGAAGAGTCGTCACGAGAGCGGCCTCCTCCGAGAGGGAGTCTGTCACGCCTGCGTCGCTCCGGTCGAGCGCGAACTCAGAACCGACGACCCGGGCGTCTGCGGCCGGCGCTGTGAGTACGACGTCTACGCCATCCTCGCGTGTTCGGCGTGCAACACCGGCGGGATCGGCCACCCCGCACAGATCGCGCTTACCGCGCCGGCCGTCGTCGGATTCTTCCACGATCACGGGCGGGACGCTCGCACCGTTCGGCCGTGGGAGCCCGTCGTTATCGCCGCCGAGAACGGGACGCGCTTCGACGGGGAGTCGTCGACCGCCGTCGTTCCGTTCGAACTCGGCGACGAACGCCTCACGGTCCGTCTCGACGACGACCTGCAGGTCGCGAGCGTAACCCATACCCGTCGCTCCTCGTAG
- the glyS gene encoding glycine--tRNA ligase, with translation MSEQTRSETEEQTSEKLVELAKRRGYFFQSSGAYGGVGGFYSFGPQGAALKGNVEDAWRDRFAVQEGNMEIDAPTIMPEPVFEASGHLDGFDDMLVECPECGESHRADHVVEDNTEYEDAESLPIPEVEEVIAEHELVCPSCGAGLAGQAVEAFNLMFETNIGPGDSDPGYLRPETAQGIFVEFPRLKEYARNQLPFGVTQIGRAYRNEISPRRSIIRTREFTQAELEYFIDPEEDEPDLASVENVEVTLYPASEQNSEDGGELEITIGDAVDEGIIANEWVAYFLGVAKPWYEAVGVDMDRFRFRQHLSGERAHYAADCWDAESEIDGNWIELAGFAYRSDYDLSKHDEYSDDRFTIFKQYDEPKSVERATVDPDMSYLGPEFGGAAGDVVDELETLAERDRSAFEGDVVGVELEGETHDIPVEKTGFSVDEETIAGEHIVPHVIEPSFGVDRLVYTVLHHAYREDEVDGEERTYLELEPEVAPTFVGVFPLQNNDDLEAVADDIVDDLRDAGLSVTYDDSGNIGRRYRRQDEVGTPFCVTVDYETIENEETTVTVRERDTTDQKRLPVADLAETLAAIREGDLEFADL, from the coding sequence ATGAGTGAGCAGACCCGATCCGAAACGGAGGAACAGACGAGCGAGAAACTGGTCGAACTCGCGAAGCGTCGCGGGTACTTCTTCCAGTCGTCGGGCGCCTACGGCGGCGTCGGCGGCTTCTACAGCTTCGGTCCACAGGGCGCGGCGCTGAAGGGCAACGTCGAAGACGCCTGGCGCGACCGCTTCGCGGTCCAGGAGGGCAACATGGAGATCGACGCCCCGACGATCATGCCCGAACCGGTCTTCGAGGCCTCGGGCCACCTCGACGGGTTCGACGACATGCTCGTGGAGTGTCCCGAGTGTGGCGAGAGCCACCGCGCGGACCACGTCGTCGAGGACAACACCGAGTACGAGGACGCCGAGAGCCTCCCCATTCCCGAGGTCGAGGAGGTCATCGCCGAACACGAACTCGTCTGCCCCTCCTGTGGCGCGGGACTCGCGGGCCAGGCCGTCGAGGCGTTCAACCTCATGTTCGAGACCAACATCGGCCCCGGCGACTCCGATCCGGGCTACCTTCGTCCCGAGACCGCCCAGGGCATCTTCGTCGAGTTCCCGCGGCTCAAGGAGTACGCCCGCAACCAACTTCCGTTCGGCGTCACCCAGATCGGCCGGGCCTACCGCAACGAGATCAGCCCCCGGCGCTCGATCATCCGGACCCGCGAGTTCACCCAGGCCGAACTCGAGTACTTCATCGATCCCGAGGAGGACGAACCGGACCTGGCGAGCGTCGAAAACGTCGAGGTGACGCTGTATCCCGCCAGCGAGCAGAACAGCGAGGACGGCGGCGAACTCGAGATCACGATCGGCGACGCGGTCGACGAAGGCATCATCGCCAACGAGTGGGTGGCGTACTTCCTCGGCGTCGCCAAGCCGTGGTACGAGGCCGTCGGCGTCGACATGGACCGGTTCCGGTTCCGCCAGCACCTCTCGGGCGAGCGGGCCCACTACGCCGCGGACTGCTGGGACGCGGAGAGCGAAATAGATGGTAACTGGATCGAACTCGCCGGCTTCGCCTACCGCAGCGACTACGACCTCTCGAAACACGACGAGTACTCCGACGACCGGTTCACGATCTTCAAGCAGTACGACGAACCGAAAAGCGTCGAGCGCGCGACAGTCGACCCCGACATGAGCTACCTCGGTCCCGAGTTCGGCGGCGCGGCGGGGGACGTCGTCGACGAACTCGAGACGCTGGCCGAACGCGACCGCTCCGCATTCGAGGGTGACGTCGTCGGAGTCGAACTCGAGGGCGAAACGCACGATATCCCCGTCGAGAAGACCGGCTTCTCGGTCGACGAGGAGACGATCGCCGGCGAACACATCGTCCCCCACGTCATCGAACCCTCCTTCGGCGTCGACCGGCTGGTCTACACCGTGCTCCACCACGCCTACCGCGAGGACGAGGTCGACGGCGAGGAGCGCACGTATCTCGAACTCGAGCCCGAGGTCGCTCCGACGTTCGTCGGCGTCTTCCCGCTGCAAAACAACGACGACCTCGAGGCCGTCGCCGACGATATCGTCGACGACCTGCGGGACGCCGGCCTGTCGGTCACGTACGACGACTCGGGCAACATCGGCCGGCGCTATCGCCGCCAGGACGAGGTCGGCACGCCGTTCTGTGTGACGGTGGACTACGAGACGATAGAGAACGAGGAGACGACCGTCACCGTTCGTGAGCGGGACACGACCGACCAGAAGCGCCTCCCCGTCGCGGACCTCGCGGAGACGCTCGCCGCGATCCGGGAAGGCGACCTCGAGTTCGCGGACCTGTAG
- a CDS encoding DEAD/DEAH box helicase → MAATDEEPPTIEHPLLEPDFLERRLYQLKLAGTAADHHTLVCLPTGLGKTTVSLLVTARRLKEVGGKSLMLAPTKPLVQQHATFYREALQIPDEEIVVFTGDVSPDDRAATWEEATVVMATPQVIENDLVGSRISLADVTHCTFDECHRATGDYAYNYIAERYHADATDPLVTGMSASPGGDEEAILEVCENLGIEEVEVMTEEDADVSEFTHETDVEWERIDLPEEVLEIRDALNEVIKERLEKLKELGVASSTQPDQSQKELNAMRAELQKLINNDQSEGFEGMSIHAEVMKLRQAVTLVETQSVEAVRRYFERQRNQAQSSGASKASQRLVSDPRVREAMRKAEDFDQLHPKYRKTRMLLAETLGLEDGERVIVFTESRDTAEALTDFLSESFEAKRFVGQGDREGSDGMTQTEQQEVLDEFRAGEFEVLVSTSVAEEGLDVPEVDLVLFYEPVPTAIRSIQRKGRTGRQSEGRVVVLMAEDTRDEAYFWISRRREKEMESELRELKGMADDLEEELDDSQRALTEFESEAEVKSEGDDPDAVTGSSSGSEGVGERPGLQEFTGEGDGDGDGDDDGGTERADSTDGGPEPEEAGREVETHEPSADGEGIEIVADQREMDATIARDLSKREEIDVRLETLEVGDYVCSDRVVVERKSVADFVDSLVGGDRSMFEQVGAMARHYSRPIVIVEGEGLYEQRDVHPNAVRGALSSLAVDFDASVLRTEGESETTELLAVIAGREQETSDREVSVHGEKQSKTLAEQQEYVVSSIAEIGPVTARSLLEEFGTVEEMMIATEEELQEADGVGQVTAERIREVVGNEYTGSR, encoded by the coding sequence ATGGCCGCGACCGACGAGGAACCCCCCACCATCGAACACCCGCTGCTCGAGCCCGACTTCCTCGAGCGCCGGCTCTACCAGCTGAAGCTCGCGGGCACGGCGGCGGACCACCACACGCTCGTCTGTCTCCCCACGGGGCTGGGGAAGACGACCGTGAGCCTCCTGGTGACCGCACGCCGGCTCAAGGAGGTCGGCGGGAAGTCCCTGATGCTCGCCCCGACGAAGCCGCTCGTCCAGCAGCACGCGACCTTCTACCGGGAAGCCCTCCAGATACCCGACGAGGAGATCGTCGTCTTCACCGGTGACGTCAGCCCCGACGACCGCGCCGCGACCTGGGAGGAGGCGACGGTCGTGATGGCGACCCCGCAGGTCATCGAGAACGACCTGGTCGGGAGCCGGATCTCGCTCGCCGACGTCACCCACTGCACGTTCGACGAGTGCCACCGCGCGACCGGCGACTACGCGTACAACTACATCGCCGAGCGCTACCACGCCGACGCGACGGATCCCCTGGTGACCGGGATGTCGGCCTCGCCGGGCGGCGACGAGGAGGCCATCCTCGAGGTCTGCGAGAACCTGGGCATCGAGGAGGTCGAGGTGATGACCGAGGAGGACGCCGACGTCTCGGAGTTCACCCACGAGACCGACGTCGAGTGGGAACGGATCGACCTCCCCGAGGAGGTCCTCGAGATCCGCGACGCTCTCAACGAGGTGATCAAAGAACGTCTCGAGAAGCTCAAGGAACTCGGCGTCGCGAGTTCGACCCAGCCCGACCAGTCCCAGAAGGAACTGAACGCGATGCGCGCCGAACTCCAGAAGCTGATCAACAACGACCAGTCCGAGGGGTTCGAGGGGATGTCCATCCACGCGGAGGTGATGAAGCTCCGCCAGGCGGTCACCCTCGTCGAGACCCAGAGCGTCGAGGCGGTCCGCCGGTACTTCGAGCGCCAGCGCAACCAGGCCCAGTCCTCGGGCGCGTCGAAGGCCAGCCAGCGGCTGGTCTCGGACCCCCGCGTCCGCGAGGCGATGCGCAAGGCGGAGGACTTCGACCAACTGCACCCCAAGTACCGCAAGACGCGGATGCTGCTCGCGGAGACGCTGGGCCTCGAGGACGGCGAGCGGGTGATCGTCTTCACCGAATCCCGCGACACCGCGGAGGCCCTGACCGACTTCCTCTCCGAGAGCTTCGAGGCCAAGCGGTTCGTCGGCCAGGGCGACCGCGAGGGCAGCGACGGGATGACCCAGACGGAACAGCAGGAGGTCTTAGACGAGTTCCGCGCGGGCGAGTTCGAGGTGCTGGTCTCGACGTCGGTCGCCGAGGAGGGCCTGGACGTGCCGGAGGTCGACCTCGTGCTCTTCTACGAACCCGTCCCCACGGCGATCCGGTCGATCCAGCGCAAGGGTCGGACCGGCCGCCAGTCCGAGGGCCGGGTCGTCGTCCTCATGGCCGAGGACACCCGCGACGAGGCCTACTTCTGGATCTCGCGGCGGCGCGAGAAGGAGATGGAGTCGGAACTGCGCGAGTTGAAGGGGATGGCCGACGACCTCGAGGAGGAACTGGACGATTCCCAGCGGGCGCTGACGGAGTTCGAGAGCGAAGCGGAAGTGAAATCCGAGGGCGACGATCCCGACGCCGTCACCGGATCTTCCAGCGGAAGCGAAGGGGTTGGCGAGCGGCCGGGGTTACAGGAGTTTACCGGGGAGGGGGACGGCGACGGCGACGGCGACGATGACGGCGGAACCGAGAGGGCTGACTCGACCGACGGCGGCCCCGAACCCGAGGAGGCGGGCCGCGAGGTCGAGACCCACGAGCCGTCCGCCGACGGGGAGGGGATCGAGATCGTCGCCGACCAGCGGGAGATGGACGCCACCATCGCCCGGGACCTCTCGAAGCGCGAGGAGATCGACGTCCGCCTCGAGACGCTCGAGGTCGGCGACTACGTGTGCTCGGATCGGGTCGTCGTCGAGCGCAAGTCCGTCGCCGACTTCGTCGACTCGCTGGTCGGCGGCGACCGGTCGATGTTCGAACAGGTCGGCGCGATGGCCCGCCACTACTCCCGGCCCATCGTGATCGTCGAGGGCGAGGGGCTGTACGAACAGCGGGACGTCCACCCCAACGCCGTCCGCGGGGCGCTCTCGAGTCTCGCGGTCGACTTCGACGCGAGCGTGCTGCGGACCGAAGGCGAGTCGGAGACGACCGAACTGCTCGCGGTGATCGCGGGCCGGGAACAGGAGACGAGCGACCGCGAGGTCTCCGTTCACGGCGAGAAGCAGTCGAAGACGCTGGCCGAACAGCAAGAGTACGTCGTCTCCTCGATCGCCGAGATCGGCCCCGTCACCGCGCGGTCCCTGCTCGAGGAGTTCGGCACCGTCGAGGAGATGATGATCGCGACCGAGGAGGAGCTACAGGAGGCCGACGGCGTCGGCCAGGTCACGGCCGAGCGGATCCGGGAGGTCGTCGGGAACGAGTACACGGGCTCGAGGTGA
- a CDS encoding multicopper oxidase domain-containing protein — MKDRIGAPGFDFSRRDFLAATGLGTAALAGCTTQGSSSPAQTDSQPAASDPEDDGDDSGLPWTKSPEVVDVDERGGSVTLRSVTARHAAHPMDSMGGPVELPRVWAFQADDGDPSVPGPIIRTTEGNDIEVTLDNTDNDHPHTLHFHGTKKTWENDGVPTTTGITVEPGEKHTYEIPANVPGTHLYHCHYQTHRHIDMGMYGIFRVDPKGYEPADKEYFFTVKDWDSRVNRQFAGEDVSYSPRNRNPDVFTINGKSLPRTIHPEEGSPIIVDHGDTVRLHVVNAGYMSHPMHTHNHRFRLVEKDGGQIPEAAQYEQDVTNVAPAERHTLEFEADAEPGIYLMHCHKVDHAMNGDSYPGGMVNAIVYRDAMDTDIFADLMDYAGYEG, encoded by the coding sequence ATGAAAGATCGTATTGGTGCTCCTGGCTTCGACTTCTCGCGACGTGACTTCCTCGCTGCGACCGGCCTCGGAACGGCGGCACTGGCCGGCTGTACTACACAGGGCAGTAGCTCCCCCGCACAGACTGACTCTCAGCCCGCGGCGTCCGACCCGGAGGACGACGGCGACGACTCGGGGCTCCCGTGGACGAAATCGCCCGAAGTCGTCGACGTCGACGAACGCGGCGGGAGCGTCACGCTGCGCTCGGTGACTGCTCGCCACGCAGCCCATCCGATGGACTCGATGGGTGGCCCAGTGGAACTGCCCCGGGTATGGGCGTTCCAGGCCGACGACGGCGACCCCAGCGTTCCGGGACCGATCATCCGGACCACGGAAGGCAACGACATCGAGGTCACGCTCGACAACACGGACAACGATCACCCGCACACGCTGCACTTCCACGGCACGAAAAAGACCTGGGAGAACGACGGCGTCCCGACGACGACCGGCATCACGGTCGAACCCGGCGAGAAACACACGTACGAGATTCCCGCGAACGTCCCCGGTACCCACCTCTATCACTGCCACTACCAGACTCACCGCCACATCGATATGGGGATGTACGGCATCTTCCGCGTCGATCCAAAGGGGTACGAGCCGGCCGACAAGGAGTACTTCTTCACCGTCAAGGACTGGGACTCGAGGGTCAACCGACAGTTCGCGGGCGAAGACGTCTCCTACAGCCCCCGGAACCGTAACCCGGACGTATTCACGATCAACGGGAAGAGCCTCCCGCGGACGATCCACCCCGAGGAGGGGTCGCCGATCATCGTCGACCACGGTGACACCGTCCGGCTCCACGTGGTCAACGCCGGCTACATGTCCCACCCGATGCACACGCACAACCACCGCTTCCGGCTGGTCGAGAAGGACGGCGGACAGATCCCCGAAGCGGCCCAGTACGAACAGGACGTCACGAACGTCGCCCCCGCGGAACGACACACCCTCGAGTTCGAGGCCGACGCCGAGCCGGGTATCTATCTCATGCACTGTCACAAGGTCGACCACGCCATGAACGGCGACTCCTATCCCGGCGGGATGGTCAACGCCATCGTCTACCGGGACGCGATGGACACCGACATCTTCGCGGACCTGATGGACTACGCGGGCTACGAGGGCTGA
- a CDS encoding RNA-guided endonuclease TnpB family protein, whose translation MVTVTVTTKFHNPSLSRRKEWQHASRLYRDTKQFCIDGWENGDFGKSVTTASIDNDLYSAIQNQAIREAKSDHSKDGAVRYRESQPFAVNNQNWEIDTTENGTVVVGFPCVSQWWYTPIEVYDDIADPVDRLVEGNAKKTRLQVYRRGDDWYCTFNIEYDSDMSGETPIGVDIGERHILAATAYGEGESMLVSGGEAKYVRRKYRSLRDSLSQAGALRARNRVGDKEQRRIKDLNHKLSRRLITFAEQFENPVIRMEDLEGIRENSSWSGVHSWHFHQLQQFITYKAERAGIRVEKVDAYHTSQTCSACGSMGTRDGDRFSCSECDRGRHADLNASENIAQREGEPCTA comes from the coding sequence ATGGTCACGGTGACTGTCACCACGAAGTTCCACAACCCATCCCTCTCACGGCGGAAAGAGTGGCAACACGCCTCTCGCCTCTACCGTGATACCAAACAGTTCTGTATCGACGGATGGGAGAACGGCGACTTCGGCAAATCCGTGACCACCGCCAGCATCGACAACGACCTCTACTCGGCTATCCAGAACCAAGCCATCCGAGAAGCGAAATCCGATCACAGTAAGGATGGAGCGGTTCGCTACCGAGAGAGTCAGCCGTTCGCCGTCAACAACCAGAACTGGGAGATCGACACGACCGAGAACGGCACGGTCGTCGTCGGCTTCCCGTGTGTCTCCCAATGGTGGTACACACCCATCGAAGTGTACGACGACATTGCCGACCCCGTAGACCGGCTGGTCGAGGGCAACGCAAAGAAGACGCGACTTCAAGTGTACCGTCGTGGCGACGACTGGTACTGTACGTTCAATATCGAGTACGACTCCGACATGTCGGGTGAGACACCCATCGGTGTCGATATTGGCGAACGCCACATCCTCGCTGCGACCGCCTACGGTGAGGGCGAGTCGATGTTGGTGTCTGGTGGTGAGGCGAAATATGTTCGACGCAAATATCGTTCCCTACGCGATTCGCTTTCACAAGCGGGTGCGCTTCGCGCACGTAACCGTGTGGGTGACAAAGAACAGCGTCGAATCAAAGACCTGAATCACAAACTCTCCCGTCGCCTCATCACGTTCGCGGAACAGTTCGAGAACCCCGTCATTCGGATGGAAGACCTCGAAGGTATCCGCGAGAACAGTTCGTGGTCGGGCGTTCACTCGTGGCACTTCCACCAGCTCCAACAGTTCATCACGTACAAAGCCGAACGCGCTGGTATCCGCGTCGAAAAGGTCGATGCGTACCACACCAGTCAGACGTGTTCGGCGTGTGGTTCGATGGGAACCCGTGATGGTGATCGCTTTTCGTGTTCGGAGTGTGACCGTGGACGCCACGCCGACCTGAACGCCTCGGAGAACATTGCACAACGGGAGGGAGAACCATGCACGGCGTAA
- a CDS encoding CBS domain-containing protein — protein sequence MNVADAMTPREDVVTADLPGTRSDVLEYLQEQSFSSVPVVKPTDDGPEYRGLISRDALIEQPDEDQLVMLMDDVPTTTAETSLEEVARTMVEEGARRVPVVDGEFEGIVTVTDVIHAIATGDQETEGTVEEYVSENVNTTYEGAPLPVAERELYYANVPYTVALGDDGRMSGVLTEVDILDVARIVEGEEETGDNFPDQDSDWSWEGIKGVGSRYLPTRDIELPAGPVSEFMSDDVVTVSGGASIQEAAQRMISNDIEQIPMVTAEQLTGIIRDVDILEALYE from the coding sequence ATGAACGTAGCCGACGCGATGACGCCGCGCGAGGACGTGGTGACCGCCGACCTGCCGGGTACCCGGTCGGACGTCCTCGAGTACCTGCAAGAACAGTCGTTCTCGTCCGTGCCGGTCGTGAAACCGACCGACGACGGCCCGGAATACCGCGGCCTGATCTCGCGGGACGCGCTGATCGAACAGCCCGACGAGGACCAACTCGTGATGCTGATGGACGACGTTCCGACGACGACGGCCGAGACGTCGCTCGAGGAGGTCGCCCGAACGATGGTCGAGGAGGGCGCGCGCCGCGTCCCGGTCGTCGACGGCGAGTTCGAGGGGATCGTCACGGTGACCGACGTGATCCACGCGATCGCGACCGGCGACCAGGAGACCGAAGGGACGGTCGAGGAGTACGTCAGCGAGAACGTCAACACGACCTACGAGGGCGCGCCGCTGCCGGTCGCCGAGCGGGAACTGTACTACGCGAACGTTCCCTACACGGTCGCGCTGGGTGACGACGGACGGATGAGCGGCGTCCTCACGGAGGTCGACATCCTCGACGTCGCCCGCATCGTCGAGGGCGAGGAGGAGACCGGCGACAACTTCCCGGATCAGGACTCCGACTGGTCCTGGGAGGGGATCAAGGGCGTCGGAAGCCGCTACCTGCCGACGCGGGACATCGAACTCCCGGCCGGTCCCGTCAGCGAGTTCATGAGCGACGACGTCGTGACGGTTTCGGGCGGCGCGTCGATCCAGGAGGCCGCACAGCGGATGATCAGCAACGACATCGAACAGATCCCGATGGTCACGGCCGAACAGCTCACCGGTATTATCCGTGACGTCGACATCCTCGAGGCGCTCTATGAGTGA
- a CDS encoding diacylglycerol/polyprenol kinase family protein: MADELKRRLVHASGSGLVALYLLADYLEAGLTWDRFRLLMVVLAAGTLALEFVRLRVGLDWWIYEKLTREYEQEKIAGYGLYMISMTVVVLLFDPRIALPAMLMLSLGDPISGAVSENSLNRVKGPKVLVTMFVVSALLAVPFLREYPLAVVAAALGATVADGITHEIRGYIVDDNLTIPIYAGALAWLAVEVVPF, from the coding sequence ATGGCCGACGAACTGAAGCGCCGTCTCGTCCACGCCAGCGGGTCGGGACTGGTCGCGCTCTATCTGCTCGCCGACTACCTCGAGGCGGGGCTCACCTGGGATCGGTTTCGGCTCCTGATGGTCGTCCTCGCCGCCGGGACGCTGGCCCTCGAGTTCGTCCGCCTCCGCGTGGGGCTGGACTGGTGGATCTACGAGAAGCTGACCCGGGAGTACGAACAGGAGAAGATCGCCGGCTACGGGCTCTACATGATCAGCATGACCGTCGTCGTCCTCCTGTTCGACCCCAGGATCGCCTTGCCGGCGATGTTGATGCTCTCGCTCGGCGACCCGATCAGCGGCGCGGTCTCGGAGAACAGCCTCAACCGAGTGAAGGGGCCGAAGGTGCTGGTCACGATGTTCGTCGTCTCGGCGCTGCTCGCCGTCCCGTTCCTTCGCGAATACCCGCTCGCCGTCGTCGCGGCGGCGCTCGGCGCGACCGTCGCCGACGGGATCACCCACGAGATCCGGGGCTACATCGTCGACGACAACCTGACGATCCCGATCTACGCGGGCGCGCTGGCCTGGCTCGCGGTCGAGGTCGTTCCATTCTAG